Proteins encoded within one genomic window of Akkermansiaceae bacterium:
- the trpD gene encoding anthranilate phosphoribosyltransferase: protein MDALIHHLEHGQELSPREVEVAAELLLDAGVPDEKKGRLLEALSKKGETPAEIAGFVEAFLAHAVDPGVADLELEGPTIDVCGTGGSKMDLFNFSSTAMFIVAAAGGVVLKHGNRGITSKSGGADVLEALGVRIDLPPEGFRKCIQEAGVGFLFAPNYHPAFKAVAPIRKELAGRGVRTIFNIIGPLMNPARPECQLVGVFAREFCPAFAEILQRLGRDSAWAVHGSVSDGRVIDEVSLMGPTRICKAGAYQDLEDEEITPEDFGFARVDPEDLRGGDAKVNAAILEAILEGRETGAKRDMVLLNSGAALACAGLADHIGDGIELSREVIASGAALDRLRRLQKAAV from the coding sequence ATGGACGCTTTGATTCATCATCTGGAACACGGGCAGGAGCTGTCTCCACGGGAGGTGGAGGTGGCGGCGGAGCTTTTGCTGGACGCGGGTGTGCCGGATGAAAAAAAGGGACGGCTGCTGGAGGCGCTGTCGAAGAAGGGGGAGACACCGGCGGAGATCGCGGGGTTCGTGGAGGCGTTCCTGGCGCATGCGGTCGATCCGGGCGTGGCGGACCTGGAACTGGAGGGGCCGACCATCGACGTTTGCGGGACGGGTGGGTCGAAGATGGACCTGTTCAACTTTTCCTCCACGGCCATGTTCATCGTGGCGGCGGCGGGTGGCGTGGTGCTGAAGCACGGGAACCGCGGGATCACCTCGAAAAGCGGCGGCGCGGATGTGCTGGAGGCGCTGGGGGTGCGGATCGACCTGCCGCCGGAGGGCTTCCGGAAGTGCATCCAGGAGGCGGGCGTGGGCTTCCTTTTCGCGCCGAACTATCACCCGGCGTTCAAGGCGGTCGCGCCGATCCGGAAGGAGCTGGCAGGGCGCGGGGTGAGGACCATTTTCAACATCATCGGCCCGCTGATGAATCCGGCGCGGCCGGAGTGCCAGCTGGTGGGGGTGTTCGCGCGGGAGTTCTGTCCGGCCTTCGCGGAGATCCTCCAGCGGCTGGGCCGTGACAGCGCGTGGGCGGTGCATGGCTCGGTGAGCGATGGCCGCGTGATCGATGAGGTGAGCCTGATGGGGCCGACGCGGATCTGCAAGGCGGGTGCGTACCAGGACCTGGAGGACGAGGAGATCACGCCGGAGGACTTCGGCTTCGCCCGGGTGGACCCGGAGGACCTGCGGGGCGGCGACGCGAAGGTGAACGCCGCGATCCTGGAGGCCATCCTGGAAGGCCGGGAAACGGGCGCGAAGCGGGACATGGTTTTGCTCAATTCCGGCGCGGCGCTTGCTTGTGCCGGTCTGGCGGACCACATCGGCGACGGCATCGAGTTGTCGCGGGAGGTGATCGCCAGCGGTGCCGCGCTCGACCGCCTGCGCCGCCTGCAGAAAGCCGCCGTCTGA
- a CDS encoding 4-alpha-glucanotransferase: protein MKKIVFRVNYHTVAGQSLWVRISVKLGDVVFDHLLPMRWISGTQWQTEWETGWSTSAGFLLFTYRYVFRQEGNGVELEEWGGARMIGAFEDAVVALDTWCSAGTVDHAYETKAFDAVTRPRVVEDLDARGNHDFQLRMAAVPEGMAVCLLGGPRELGGWDPGRALVMKETAPNLWKVRVGMPAGRDVDYKYGLYDLSRGALVDVEQGENRWFHSPVVAENQSTRISDEAYRRDERQLFRGAGVAVPVFSLRSRDGLGVGEFADLKPLADWAASTGLKMIQILPVNDTTSSHTWTDSYPYSAISAFALHPIYLRVDAMGFSMPEDFQRRLREARERLNGLPQVDHEGVMAAKTGLLRETYDAHRSSIHADAGFRAFVEGNRGWVVPYAAFCLLRDRKGTAEFSKWGEWAAYDAARVAEMAREGGGDWDAMAWHLWLQYELDRQLMDAVRHLHGKGVALKGDLPIGIDRESVDAWSAPELYHMGAQTGAPPDAFAVKGQNWGFPTYNWGLMKQDGYAWWRERFARLSRYFDAYRIDHILGFFRIWQVPYEQVDGIMGWFDPALAIHADEIWERGIPFGKERFCEPYLREESLEERFGADVEAVKSRFLDDRGKGAWRLKPEVDTQRKITLLPEDGLTGRVREALLDCVSDVLFFEVPGSGGEEYHPRCGMQLTRSYAALEADTKARMEDLYNDYFYRRQEDFWQAQGYEKLPAMRRASDMLLCGEDLGMVPACVPGVLKETGILSLEIQRMPKAPGSRFFNPADAPYMSVVSPSTHDMPTLREWWTEDREATKDFSWEMFGIASPPEDLDGGMAARIIGQHLHSPAMWAVFPLQDLLAMDETLRHPDAASERINVPAIMPYYWRYRMHLEVEALAAAEGFNTRLGGLVRESGR, encoded by the coding sequence ATGAAAAAAATCGTCTTCCGGGTCAACTACCACACCGTCGCTGGCCAGAGCCTGTGGGTGAGGATCTCGGTGAAGCTGGGCGACGTGGTGTTCGACCATCTGCTGCCGATGCGCTGGATCAGCGGGACGCAGTGGCAGACGGAGTGGGAGACGGGCTGGAGCACCAGCGCGGGATTCCTGCTGTTCACCTACCGCTATGTTTTCCGGCAGGAGGGGAACGGGGTGGAGCTGGAGGAATGGGGGGGGGCGCGGATGATCGGCGCGTTCGAGGATGCGGTGGTGGCGCTGGACACGTGGTGCTCCGCCGGGACGGTGGACCATGCCTATGAGACGAAGGCGTTCGATGCGGTGACCAGGCCGCGCGTGGTGGAGGACCTGGACGCCCGCGGGAACCATGATTTCCAACTGCGGATGGCGGCGGTGCCGGAGGGCATGGCGGTCTGCCTGCTGGGCGGGCCGCGGGAACTCGGTGGCTGGGATCCCGGCCGCGCGCTGGTGATGAAGGAAACCGCGCCGAACCTGTGGAAGGTGCGGGTGGGGATGCCCGCCGGTCGGGATGTGGATTACAAATATGGTCTCTATGACCTGTCGCGGGGTGCGCTGGTGGATGTGGAGCAGGGTGAGAACCGCTGGTTCCACAGCCCGGTGGTGGCGGAGAACCAGTCCACCCGGATCAGTGACGAGGCGTACCGGCGGGATGAGCGCCAGCTTTTCCGCGGAGCGGGAGTGGCGGTGCCGGTCTTTTCCCTGCGCAGCCGGGATGGACTGGGGGTGGGGGAATTCGCGGACCTGAAGCCGCTGGCGGACTGGGCCGCATCGACCGGACTGAAGATGATCCAGATCCTGCCGGTCAATGACACGACTTCCTCCCATACCTGGACGGATTCCTATCCCTACTCCGCCATCAGCGCGTTCGCACTGCACCCCATCTACCTGCGGGTGGATGCCATGGGCTTCAGCATGCCGGAGGATTTCCAACGGCGGCTGCGGGAGGCGCGGGAAAGGCTGAACGGCCTGCCGCAGGTGGACCATGAGGGGGTGATGGCGGCGAAGACGGGCCTGCTGCGGGAGACCTACGATGCGCACCGTAGTTCCATCCACGCGGATGCCGGGTTCAGGGCGTTCGTGGAGGGGAACCGCGGGTGGGTGGTGCCGTACGCGGCGTTCTGCCTGCTGCGTGACCGGAAGGGGACGGCGGAATTTTCGAAGTGGGGGGAGTGGGCGGCGTACGACGCGGCCCGGGTGGCGGAGATGGCGCGCGAGGGTGGCGGCGACTGGGATGCCATGGCGTGGCACCTGTGGCTGCAATACGAACTGGACCGCCAGCTCATGGATGCGGTGCGCCACCTGCACGGGAAGGGCGTCGCGCTGAAGGGTGACCTGCCCATCGGCATCGACCGGGAGTCCGTGGACGCGTGGTCCGCGCCGGAGCTGTATCACATGGGCGCGCAGACCGGCGCGCCGCCGGATGCGTTCGCGGTGAAGGGGCAGAACTGGGGCTTCCCGACCTATAATTGGGGGTTGATGAAACAGGACGGCTACGCCTGGTGGCGCGAGCGCTTTGCCCGCCTGAGCCGGTATTTCGACGCCTACCGCATCGACCACATCCTGGGCTTCTTCCGGATCTGGCAGGTGCCGTATGAACAGGTGGACGGCATCATGGGATGGTTCGACCCGGCGCTGGCGATCCATGCGGACGAGATCTGGGAGCGGGGCATCCCCTTCGGCAAGGAGCGGTTCTGTGAGCCGTACCTGCGGGAGGAGTCGCTGGAGGAACGCTTCGGAGCGGATGTGGAGGCGGTGAAATCCCGCTTCCTGGACGACCGGGGGAAAGGCGCGTGGCGGCTGAAGCCGGAGGTGGACACGCAGCGGAAGATCACCCTGCTGCCGGAGGACGGCCTGACCGGACGGGTGCGGGAGGCGCTGCTGGACTGCGTGAGCGACGTGCTGTTTTTCGAGGTGCCGGGGTCCGGTGGGGAGGAATACCACCCGCGCTGCGGCATGCAGCTCACCCGCAGCTACGCCGCGCTGGAGGCGGACACGAAGGCGCGGATGGAGGACCTCTACAACGACTATTTCTACCGCAGGCAGGAGGACTTCTGGCAGGCGCAGGGGTATGAGAAACTGCCCGCCATGCGCCGCGCCAGTGACATGCTGCTGTGCGGGGAGGACCTGGGCATGGTCCCCGCCTGCGTGCCGGGCGTGCTGAAGGAAACGGGCATCCTGTCGCTGGAGATCCAGCGGATGCCGAAGGCACCGGGCAGCCGGTTTTTCAATCCCGCGGACGCGCCCTACATGAGCGTGGTCAGCCCGTCCACCCACGACATGCCGACGCTGCGCGAGTGGTGGACGGAGGACCGGGAGGCGACGAAGGATTTCTCATGGGAGATGTTCGGCATCGCGTCACCACCGGAGGATCTGGATGGGGGGATGGCGGCCCGGATCATCGGCCAGCACCTGCACTCGCCCGCCATGTGGGCGGTCTTTCCGCTGCAGGACCTGCTGGCGATGGATGAGACGCTGCGCCACCCGGACGCCGCATCGGAGAGGATCAACGTGCCCGCCATCATGCCCTACTACTGGCGCTACCGCATGCACCTGGAGGTGGAGGCGCTGGCGGCGGCGGAGGGTTTCAACACGCGGCTGGGCGGGCTGGTGAGGGAGTCCGGCAGATGA
- a CDS encoding tetratricopeptide repeat protein, with the protein MLLFSAAIPFFAVQTTRAQDPPPAAPAQFDPSDVYFQGYLATRAAEKLEADGDFIGAAEKLNQASKFFESVRRYYPDWKKEMVAGRSEKTTESIASVRPKAEEQRKKNQGAVAELEGGARAGTMPAAPEDPNPNVLAADPLLNRRLTEALQEVQRLRNQIANSNPNEASRNASRVGDLERQRDSLAAQLRAAETNVESLRARLTTSPAENEYKALNKRIEGLEMEREGMARALAQSHGAHRDALDKISGLEKDVSRLRKESADLRQQQVDSERNLTKERGVANEVVAGLRRQLDNMEKALKSKGDELDKANQRIAGLQVELDQSRAAFNDLRTERDGLLLERDQMAALLKLNEAGRIQQLIEQNMGLAKQLREATEKVDRLDLDNNATKDELTETLRDLAMAKEQINAFRKERIKQEKRLEELQARLKNEEGALARGEVAADPAEVEMLRDIIKRQIRAQNHRKEARDILVEAAKKLGSQDENVARAIEMFEGEEIQLSPEEQKLIADRQVDGEFISPFARDRATVEGATQGLKRELESYDRAATRAFAAERYHPAKELFQMVVDANPGDTSALCKLGVIQLKLNDLAGADNAFRRAIELDDTNPYAHMMLGLTLHSAGNSAEAEQRVARSVELAPDSYKAQMLLGFIQFEQGKTSEAESHFKAAISADPVLSDPYINLALISVKKKKLDDARNYYQQGLERGALPDPRLEKLLASSAP; encoded by the coding sequence GTGCTCCTCTTCTCGGCGGCGATCCCGTTTTTCGCCGTACAGACGACGCGCGCCCAGGACCCTCCTCCGGCGGCACCGGCCCAGTTCGACCCTTCTGACGTTTATTTCCAAGGCTACCTGGCCACCCGCGCAGCGGAAAAGCTGGAAGCGGACGGCGATTTCATCGGCGCGGCCGAAAAGCTCAACCAGGCCAGCAAGTTCTTCGAAAGCGTCCGCCGCTATTATCCGGACTGGAAAAAGGAAATGGTCGCCGGGCGTTCGGAAAAAACCACCGAATCCATCGCCAGCGTCCGCCCGAAGGCGGAAGAACAGCGCAAGAAGAACCAGGGTGCCGTGGCCGAGCTCGAAGGCGGTGCCCGCGCCGGTACCATGCCAGCCGCACCGGAAGACCCGAATCCCAACGTGCTGGCCGCGGATCCGCTGCTGAACCGCCGCCTCACGGAAGCGCTTCAGGAAGTCCAGCGCCTCCGGAACCAGATCGCCAATTCCAACCCGAACGAAGCCTCCCGCAACGCTTCCCGCGTCGGGGATCTGGAACGCCAGCGGGACTCCCTGGCCGCGCAGCTCCGCGCCGCGGAAACCAATGTCGAAAGCCTCCGCGCACGACTCACCACCTCTCCGGCGGAGAATGAATACAAGGCGCTCAACAAGCGCATCGAGGGTCTTGAAATGGAACGTGAGGGGATGGCCCGCGCGCTGGCACAGAGCCACGGCGCGCACCGTGACGCGCTCGACAAGATTTCCGGTTTGGAAAAGGACGTGTCCAGACTCCGGAAGGAATCCGCCGATCTGCGGCAGCAGCAGGTGGACTCCGAGCGGAACCTGACGAAGGAACGCGGCGTGGCCAACGAAGTCGTCGCCGGCCTCCGCCGCCAGCTCGACAACATGGAAAAGGCCCTCAAGTCGAAGGGCGACGAACTCGACAAGGCCAACCAGCGCATCGCCGGGCTGCAGGTGGAACTGGACCAGAGCCGCGCCGCCTTCAACGACCTGCGCACCGAGCGCGACGGACTCCTGCTGGAGCGCGACCAGATGGCCGCCCTCCTGAAACTCAACGAAGCGGGCCGCATCCAGCAGCTCATCGAGCAGAACATGGGTCTCGCCAAGCAGCTCCGCGAGGCGACCGAGAAAGTGGACCGTCTCGACCTCGACAACAACGCCACCAAGGACGAGCTGACCGAGACCCTCCGCGACCTGGCCATGGCCAAGGAACAGATCAACGCCTTCCGCAAGGAACGCATCAAGCAGGAGAAGCGCCTGGAGGAACTGCAGGCCCGCCTGAAGAACGAGGAAGGCGCGCTCGCCCGCGGCGAGGTCGCCGCGGATCCCGCCGAGGTCGAGATGCTGCGCGACATCATCAAACGCCAGATCCGCGCCCAGAACCACCGCAAGGAAGCCCGCGACATCCTGGTCGAGGCCGCGAAGAAGCTCGGCAGCCAGGATGAGAATGTCGCCCGCGCCATCGAGATGTTCGAGGGCGAGGAGATCCAGCTTTCCCCGGAGGAACAGAAACTCATCGCCGACCGGCAGGTGGACGGTGAATTCATCTCCCCCTTCGCCCGCGACCGCGCCACCGTGGAGGGAGCTACCCAGGGTCTGAAACGGGAGCTGGAAAGCTACGACCGCGCCGCCACCCGCGCCTTTGCCGCGGAACGCTACCACCCGGCGAAGGAGCTTTTCCAGATGGTCGTCGATGCCAACCCGGGCGACACCTCCGCGCTCTGCAAACTGGGCGTGATCCAGCTCAAACTGAACGACCTTGCCGGTGCGGACAATGCCTTCCGCCGCGCGATCGAGCTGGATGACACCAACCCCTACGCCCACATGATGCTGGGCCTGACGCTCCACAGCGCGGGCAACTCCGCGGAGGCGGAACAAAGGGTGGCCCGCTCCGTCGAACTCGCCCCGGACAGCTACAAGGCGCAGATGCTCCTCGGCTTCATCCAGTTCGAGCAGGGCAAGACCAGCGAGGCGGAATCCCACTTCAAGGCAGCCATCTCCGCCGATCCTGTCCTCAGCGATCCCTACATCAACCTCGCGCTCATCAGCGTGAAGAAGAAGAAGCTCGATGACGCGCGGAACTACTACCAGCAGGGACTGGAACGCGGTGCCCTGCCGGACCCCCGGCTTGAGAAACTCCTCGCCAGCTCCGCACCATGA
- a CDS encoding GNAT family N-acetyltransferase, whose translation MTGVRLRQWQDGDLERFAEMNADPEVMRWFLKSSSAAESEAMMERFRADIGRRGWGVWAVEVDGEFAGFTGLYEPTFTAAFTPCVEIAWRFRPEYWGRGIAFAAARQAEDFAFGELGLAELVSFTTEGNLRSRRLMERLGFVRNPAEDFPHPQVPADHPLVRHVLYRKEGPGTGRDESQS comes from the coding sequence ATGACCGGCGTGCGGCTCAGGCAGTGGCAGGACGGCGATCTGGAACGGTTCGCGGAAATGAACGCGGACCCGGAGGTGATGCGTTGGTTCCTGAAATCCTCCTCCGCCGCAGAATCGGAGGCGATGATGGAGCGTTTCCGCGCGGACATCGGCCGGCGGGGATGGGGAGTGTGGGCGGTGGAGGTGGACGGGGAATTCGCCGGGTTCACCGGGCTTTACGAGCCGACCTTCACGGCGGCGTTCACCCCCTGCGTGGAGATCGCCTGGCGCTTCCGTCCGGAATATTGGGGCCGGGGAATCGCCTTTGCGGCGGCCCGGCAGGCGGAGGATTTCGCGTTCGGAGAGCTGGGGTTGGCGGAACTCGTCTCCTTCACGACGGAGGGCAACCTGCGGTCCAGGCGGCTGATGGAGCGGCTGGGATTCGTGCGGAATCCGGCGGAGGATTTCCCGCATCCGCAGGTCCCGGCGGACCACCCGCTGGTCAGGCACGTGCTTTACCGGAAGGAGGGTCCGGGAACCGGCCGGGATGAATCCCAGTCCTAG
- the sucD gene encoding succinate--CoA ligase subunit alpha, translated as MSILIDENTKVLVQGITGSFGARHAQLSLAYGTKLVAGVTPGKGGQKFENVVPIFDTVSQAVQETGATASAIFVPPPFAADAILEANDAGVDLIVCITEGIPVMDMMRVKEAMRGSKSRLIGPNCPGLVTPGYGEKSHGGCRIGITPSQICKRGNVGVVSRSGTLTYEAVFQLTQLGYGQSTLVGIGGDPINGTSHLDVLEMFNNDPETEAIILIGEIGGNAEVEAARWAKDNCKKPIAGFIAGATAPPGRRMGHAGAIVGGEEDTAQAKKRILAECGIAVAETPSVMASTLLERWGK; from the coding sequence ATGTCCATCCTCATCGACGAAAACACCAAGGTCCTGGTCCAGGGCATCACCGGCAGCTTCGGCGCCCGCCACGCGCAACTTTCCCTGGCCTATGGCACGAAGCTGGTCGCGGGCGTGACCCCCGGCAAGGGCGGGCAGAAGTTCGAGAACGTGGTGCCGATCTTTGACACCGTCTCCCAGGCCGTGCAGGAAACCGGAGCGACCGCCTCCGCCATCTTCGTCCCGCCGCCATTCGCCGCGGACGCCATCCTGGAGGCGAACGACGCCGGTGTGGACCTCATCGTCTGCATCACCGAGGGCATCCCGGTCATGGACATGATGCGCGTGAAGGAAGCCATGCGCGGCTCGAAGTCCCGCCTCATCGGCCCGAACTGCCCCGGCCTGGTCACCCCCGGCTACGGTGAGAAATCCCACGGTGGCTGCCGCATCGGCATCACCCCCAGCCAGATCTGCAAGCGCGGCAACGTCGGCGTGGTTTCCCGCTCCGGCACCCTCACCTATGAGGCCGTGTTCCAGCTCACCCAGCTCGGCTATGGCCAGAGCACGCTCGTCGGCATCGGCGGCGACCCTATCAACGGCACCTCCCACCTCGACGTGCTGGAAATGTTCAACAACGACCCGGAGACCGAGGCCATCATCCTCATCGGTGAGATCGGCGGCAACGCCGAGGTCGAGGCCGCCCGCTGGGCGAAGGACAACTGCAAGAAGCCCATCGCCGGATTCATCGCCGGAGCGACCGCACCTCCCGGACGCCGCATGGGCCACGCCGGCGCCATCGTCGGTGGTGAAGAGGACACCGCGCAGGCGAAGAAGCGCATCCTGGCCGAGTGCGGCATCGCCGTGGCGGAAACGCCGAGCGTGATGGCCAGCACCCTGCTCGAGCGCTGGGGCAAGTAA
- the sucC gene encoding ADP-forming succinate--CoA ligase subunit beta, producing MNIHEYQAKELFDRFSVPSPIGAVASTPEEAAEAARKFAGAKLVIKAQVHAGGRGKGHFKNGFQGGVHLIDSPEQAAEFAGKMLNETLVTIQTGDAGKLVRKVMVAEAVDITHEYYLAILMDRATSRPVIVASTEGGMSIEDVAHNTPEKIIRQFVHPILGLQGYEVRKLTAALGLSGDLAKQFGKLLSNLYKLFVSLDCAMVEINPLVTTPDGRVLALDAKFGFDDNALFRHPEIVAMRDKDEEDPREVAASEYDLNYIGLDGNIACLVNGAGLAMATMDIIKHYGGDPANFLDVGGGASKEQVTAAFKIILADPNVKGIFINIFGGIMDCNVIAEGVIAAAKETGLPIPLVVRLEGNNVEAGKATLAASGLNITSADTMADGAEKIVAAVA from the coding sequence ATGAACATCCACGAATACCAGGCCAAAGAGCTTTTCGACCGTTTCTCCGTTCCAAGCCCCATCGGTGCGGTCGCCTCCACGCCGGAGGAAGCTGCGGAAGCCGCCAGGAAATTCGCCGGCGCGAAGCTGGTCATCAAGGCGCAGGTCCACGCGGGCGGACGCGGCAAGGGTCATTTCAAGAACGGCTTCCAGGGCGGTGTCCACCTCATCGACTCCCCGGAGCAGGCGGCGGAATTCGCCGGCAAGATGCTCAACGAAACGCTGGTGACCATCCAGACCGGTGATGCCGGAAAGCTGGTCCGCAAGGTGATGGTGGCGGAAGCCGTGGACATCACCCACGAATACTACCTGGCCATCCTCATGGACCGCGCCACCTCCCGTCCGGTCATCGTGGCTTCCACGGAAGGCGGCATGAGCATCGAGGACGTGGCGCACAACACCCCGGAGAAGATCATCCGCCAGTTCGTGCACCCCATCCTCGGCCTGCAGGGCTATGAGGTGCGGAAGCTGACCGCCGCGCTCGGCCTTTCCGGAGACCTCGCCAAGCAGTTCGGCAAGCTCCTTTCCAACCTCTACAAGCTCTTTGTCTCGCTCGACTGCGCGATGGTCGAGATCAACCCGCTGGTCACCACTCCGGATGGCCGCGTGCTGGCGCTGGACGCGAAGTTCGGCTTCGACGACAACGCCCTGTTCCGCCACCCGGAGATCGTCGCCATGCGCGACAAGGACGAGGAGGATCCACGCGAAGTGGCCGCCTCCGAGTATGACCTGAACTACATCGGACTGGACGGAAACATCGCCTGTCTGGTCAACGGCGCGGGTCTGGCGATGGCCACCATGGACATCATCAAGCACTACGGTGGTGATCCTGCCAACTTCCTCGACGTGGGCGGCGGCGCTTCCAAGGAGCAGGTCACGGCGGCCTTCAAGATCATCCTCGCCGACCCGAACGTGAAGGGCATCTTCATCAACATCTTCGGCGGCATCATGGACTGCAACGTCATCGCCGAAGGCGTCATCGCCGCCGCGAAGGAAACCGGTCTGCCGATCCCGCTGGTGGTCCGCCTGGAAGGCAACAACGTCGAGGCGGGCAAGGCCACCCTCGCCGCCTCCGGCCTCAACATCACCTCCGCCGACACCATGGCGGACGGCGCGGAGAAGATCGTCGCCGCGGTCGCCTGA
- a CDS encoding DUF2132 domain-containing protein, producing MEHPNDPLHGVTLEAVLRKMVDRYGWETLADRIPIRCFMFDPTIKSSLTFLRKTPWARKKLEDWYVYDAVRKIDG from the coding sequence ATGGAACATCCGAACGATCCCCTGCACGGCGTCACGCTGGAAGCCGTGCTGCGCAAGATGGTGGACCGCTACGGTTGGGAAACGCTCGCTGACCGCATCCCCATCCGCTGTTTCATGTTCGATCCCACCATCAAGTCCAGCCTCACCTTTCTGCGGAAAACCCCATGGGCGCGGAAGAAGCTGGAGGACTGGTATGTGTACGATGCGGTGCGGAAGATCGACGGGTGA
- a CDS encoding VOC family protein, translating to MSGIGIKELAFVGYSVNDIAESRRFYGEILGLPEGMVFDHEGEVGWVEYSVPGGGTLAITKANDQWQPSEHGGGACFEVEDLDAAVSKMEAAGVKIAMPIQDFPICRMALISDPSGNTIAIHQKKTNHPEGSH from the coding sequence ATGTCAGGCATCGGCATCAAGGAACTCGCATTCGTTGGTTATTCGGTGAACGACATCGCCGAGTCCCGCCGCTTCTACGGTGAGATCCTCGGCCTGCCGGAAGGCATGGTTTTCGACCACGAGGGCGAAGTCGGCTGGGTGGAGTACAGCGTGCCCGGTGGCGGCACGCTCGCCATCACGAAGGCGAACGACCAGTGGCAACCCAGCGAGCATGGCGGCGGCGCCTGCTTCGAGGTGGAAGACCTCGACGCCGCTGTCTCGAAAATGGAAGCCGCGGGCGTCAAGATCGCCATGCCCATCCAGGATTTCCCGATCTGCCGCATGGCCCTGATTTCGGACCCGTCCGGCAACACCATCGCCATCCACCAGAAGAAGACGAACCATCCCGAGGGTTCGCACTGA
- a CDS encoding pyridoxal-phosphate dependent enzyme, whose protein sequence is MEREDLPLDRQLRQETLFARERVYRFGQPTPLERIIIPDGPEVWVKREDLCAVKSYKWRGACNRMAVLTPKEAAKGVVTASAGNHAQGIALAAKALGIRARIYMPRSTPRVKQSAVLHHGGEFVEIHLSGDSYDEAVQAARADEAESGAVYVHAYDDVKVMAGQGTLADEVVLSGHGPFDAAYLQIGGGGMAAGVSTWLKTYWPGIGIIGVEGVGQASMKAALEAGKPVALENVDLFCDGTAVRKAGEFPFQILRETLDRIETVTNTEVSHAIRTLWETLRCVSEPSGALGLAAVIKNREALKGKKVLIVVSGSNVDFLQLGLIAQSQGASNQISRTLRVRIPERPGTMLELLDTCFDGVNITDFQYGKTDEAEAWPAFTIAADDAAVLEGVPAKLDAAGFAWQDLTGAIDIDFRAIPLRSDLLRNPAFLRLDFYERKGALHDFLGQRIQGNANLCYFNYRQSGERIGRALIGLDFPSPYERDALLMTIPSHGDGYRLCEPVDEETRRRLVGGL, encoded by the coding sequence ATGGAACGCGAGGATCTCCCGCTCGACCGACAACTCCGCCAGGAAACGCTCTTTGCCAGGGAGCGTGTCTATCGTTTCGGCCAGCCGACCCCTCTCGAGCGCATCATCATTCCCGACGGACCCGAGGTGTGGGTGAAGCGGGAGGACCTGTGCGCGGTGAAGTCCTACAAGTGGCGCGGCGCGTGCAACCGCATGGCGGTGCTGACGCCGAAGGAAGCCGCGAAGGGAGTGGTCACCGCCTCCGCGGGCAACCACGCGCAGGGCATCGCGCTGGCGGCGAAGGCGCTGGGCATCCGTGCGCGGATCTACATGCCGCGCTCCACCCCGCGGGTGAAACAGTCCGCCGTCCTCCACCACGGCGGGGAGTTCGTGGAGATTCACCTTTCCGGGGACTCCTATGACGAAGCGGTGCAGGCCGCACGCGCCGATGAGGCGGAGAGCGGAGCCGTCTATGTCCACGCCTACGATGATGTGAAAGTGATGGCCGGGCAAGGCACGCTCGCGGATGAAGTGGTCCTTTCCGGCCACGGCCCTTTCGACGCCGCCTACCTCCAGATCGGTGGTGGCGGGATGGCGGCCGGGGTTTCCACCTGGCTGAAGACCTACTGGCCGGGCATCGGGATCATCGGTGTCGAGGGCGTCGGCCAGGCGTCGATGAAAGCCGCGCTGGAAGCGGGGAAGCCCGTCGCGCTGGAAAACGTGGATCTGTTCTGCGACGGAACCGCCGTGCGCAAGGCGGGCGAGTTCCCGTTCCAGATCCTGCGCGAAACGCTGGACCGGATCGAGACCGTCACCAACACGGAGGTCAGCCACGCCATCCGCACGCTGTGGGAAACGCTGCGCTGCGTCTCCGAGCCGTCCGGCGCGCTGGGTCTGGCTGCCGTCATCAAGAACCGCGAAGCGCTCAAGGGAAAGAAAGTGCTCATCGTTGTCTCCGGCTCGAACGTGGATTTCCTCCAGCTTGGCCTCATCGCCCAGTCACAGGGTGCCTCCAACCAGATCAGCCGGACACTGCGGGTGAGAATCCCGGAACGCCCGGGGACCATGCTGGAGCTGCTGGACACCTGCTTCGACGGGGTGAACATCACCGATTTCCAATACGGGAAGACCGACGAAGCGGAGGCGTGGCCCGCCTTCACCATCGCCGCGGACGATGCGGCCGTCCTGGAAGGGGTCCCGGCGAAACTCGACGCCGCCGGGTTTGCCTGGCAGGACCTCACCGGGGCCATCGACATCGACTTCCGCGCCATCCCGCTGCGCAGCGACCTGCTGAGGAACCCCGCGTTCCTGCGGCTGGACTTCTACGAACGGAAGGGAGCGCTCCATGACTTCCTCGGCCAGCGCATCCAGGGCAACGCGAACCTCTGCTATTTCAACTACCGCCAGTCCGGTGAACGCATCGGCCGCGCGCTCATCGGCCTCGACTTCCCCTCCCCCTACGAGCGGGACGCGCTGCTGATGACCATCCCGAGCCATGGAGATGGTTACCGCCTGTGCGAGCCGGTGGATGAGGAAACGCGGCGGCGGCTGGTGGGAGGACTGTGA